AATCCAACAACCCTGACCAAGCAGGAAGAAGCATGGGGGCTTCAACCAAAGCCAAGAAAAGAGGTCTCCCAGGGGACAACATCACAGGTGctagtaggggaggaggaggatgaagtgaCAAACCTCGCTGATGACGAACAGCCCGGTACTAGTGGGGCTGGGGTTGATCTGAATCCAGAGGACGATGATATAGAACCAGCAGACCTGGCAGAGTCCTTGACTAATTTTGGGACGGCCCAAAACCAGGATCCAACCCTGCAACAAGCCAGAGCAGATGTGCAGGTCGTAGATGGTACTCCCATAAATGGTGGGATGATGCCTAATAGTTTTCCCCACTTCATCGTGAAAAAGGGTTTGGTGTACAGAGTCTCGAAAATAGGGGTTGATGTGGTGGAACAGTTGTTGGTTCCCACTCGGTACCGGAGGACAGTACTGGATCTAGCTCATGGGCACATTCTGGGTGGACACCTTGGTATCGATAAAACCCGAGACCGGATTGTAAGGAGGTTTTACTGGCCAGGAATTCAAGCTGAAGTGGCTCGGCATTGTGGAGAGTGCCCAGAGTGCCAGTTAACAGCTCCCCGACCAGCTTTTAGAAGCCCGTTAGTGCCACTCCCCATAATCGAAACGCCATTTGAGAGGATAGCGATGGATTTAGTGGGCCCACTACCCAAATCCGCCAGAGGGCACCAATACATTCTGGTCATTCTAGATTATGCCACTCGCTACCCAGAAGCCATTCCCCTTCGGACGATGACTTCCAAAAATATCGCAAAGGAATTAGTGCTCTTGTTCACCAGGGTAGGGGTTCCAAAAGAGATCCTTACCGACCAGGGGACCCCTTTATGTCCCGCCTTATGGCGGACCTTGTAAACTGTGGCAGGTGAAACAGTTGAGGACATCGGTTTACCATCCTCAGACGGacgggctggttgagagattcaaccgaaccctgaagtcaatgctcaggaaggtaatcgataaggatgggaaaaactgggattgcatgttaccgtatctgatgtttgccattagagaggttcctcaagcctcgctggggttttctccctttgagctggtatatgggaggcatccccggggaatcttagacatcgcccgggaaacctgggagcaccaatccaccccgtatactagtgtcatagagcacgtcacggcaatgcaagacaggatagccacagtcatgcccatcgtcagagagcacatgagacaaacacaagaacaccagcggcacacttataaccggcaggctaccctgagggaatttcaaccgggagataaggtgttagtgctgatccccacagtagagtgtaaactactagccacatggaaagggccatatgaagtactggagagaataggagaagtcaattatcggatccgacagccaggtcgacggccccaggaacagatttatcacataaacctgttaaaagcatggagagagagagaaacactaatggtcacataccctacacacattcaggagacagccgaagtaaatatttcacccactctgtccccagcgcaagtacaggaagtaaagaccctgatccagaaaaacagagatgtgttttcagaggtacctggccgaactgaggttacggctcatgatatcgtttccctaccagggagaaaagtgagtatgaggccatatcgggtacccgaggctcgacgggccgcgattagagcagagactgagaaaatgttgacagctggagTGGTTGAAGAGTCACATAGTGAGTGGTCTAGCCCAATTGTGATGGTCTCCAAGCCCGATGGGTCATTGCGGTTCTGTAACGACTTTCGGAAGGTAAATGAAATCTCGAAGTTTGATGCCTACCCCATGCCCCGAGTAGATGAACTACTGGAGAAAATTGGTCATGCTCGGTACATTACGACCCTTGATCTGACAAAAGGGTACTGGCAAATTCCTCTGACCCCCAGGGCCAAAGAAAAGACAGCCTTTGCAACACCTGACGGTTTGTTTCAATACACAGTCATGCCATTCGGCTTACACGGGGCCCCAGCAACCTTTCAACGGCTCATGGACAAAGTCCTAAAACCGCACAAGGCATACGCCGCAGCTTATTTAGATGACGTGGGGATCTACAGCCCAGATTGGGAATCCCACTTACCCCGGGTACAGGCAGTGTTAGAtgcccttagaaaggcagggctcacggcaaaccctgccaagtgttatgtggggttagaggaaacagagtatctgggatacactgtgggaagagggttaatcaaaccccaacataagaaggtgaaggcaattagagaatggccgaaaccagtaaataagaagcaggtccgagccttcctagggctgaccggttactaccggaagttcatcccaagttatgccacagtggccgccccacttaccgacatgactagagccagagggccaaacatggtcaaatgggatgaaagggccaccaaagcatttaggacattacaggaggctctctgttgtaacccagtgctggtggtaccagactttgagagagagtttgtggttcagacggatgcctcagaggtcggcttgggagcagtgctatcccaagaggtagaaggggtggaacaccccatcctgtttttaagcaggaagctggaaccacgggaaaccaactactcagtcgttgagaaagaggcgctggcagtaaagtgggctctagaaagcctgaagtactacctgctggggcgccacttcaccctcatcagtgaccatgccccactcacctggatgcatagggctaaagagaagaacgctcgggtgatgcggtggtttttgagtctccaaccgtttcattttgacttgaaacacagagcagggaaggaaatgggaaacgtggatgggttatcccgcatgcacgcatattttgctgcggtagcccgacctagggggtcggatctagggggagagatatgtggcaaagaagggggtcgagtgataagtggcagatatgtgagagcagagctagtaaacgggctctgcccgatcactaaaatggccacccctgtcagaactacagatcacaaaatggccgaccgccaaaactacaagtcccagaagcaaggggaaccctcagaaggtggagccgactcacagataaagggtcaagagaaaccaggaagaggaagagagagggctggaaggagctatgatcaatagagaaagagactatagagattggctggatttaccgtgtatgagctggattgtttggacttacctgttggcgtttggacctggacctaccgagaacccgattcgtgtaccgaaccctgctatccttgacctcgcctaaggcctgggtggaccaggacggagaaacaaacacacaggtactgtcctgttcgaaagaactctcattcttgggtgatttggtgacagtttaccacttagtttgtgacaaacgctcctaaccttgaagaggtttgccacaatacatacatacatacatacatacatacacacacacacatacatacacacatacatacatacatacatacatacatacatacatacatacatacatacatacatacatacatacatacatacatacatacatacatacatacatacatacatacatacattgtaTCATACAGGGCGCaacgagttttgatcagtcatggaaataaaagtgtgCTAAAAAGAAGACTGAGAACAagatactggagttttggtgctgGTGCAGCCAACTAGTGCTATATTGTCAAAACAATACGATAATCATCTAAAATAATATCCCAATATGTAAAtgtatcaacaacaaaaaattctcCCAACATCATAATGCACATTAGGTTGGAGGTCAGGTCATGTCTGTTCGACTTCGCTTCCTACCTTAGATATGCACATGATGGAGCCACTTTACGTTCCCGACTTTTACGAGTATTAGCTAGACAAATTTTTCTACATGGTCCCACCCTTGTGTTTGTCTCTccctgactccctccctctgGGTTTGGTAAATTACAGGAGAGGTTGCTCTGctcccccctcctctacctcccttagTAAGGAATGAAATCAAAGCTACTCCAAAAGGAAACCAGGCCAGAACGCGGGAGGCTAAAAAACATCCCACCACCGCTCCTCCCAAATCAGCTGGTGGGGCTACAGCAGGGCGCAGGGACGGGACCGCTGGTGTTAAAAAGCTGCCCAAAAGCACAGGCAAGCAAGCTTCCGCTCTGCCGCCCAAACAAAACCCTCGAAACAATTACATTGGGAACGGTGAGTATCAGTGGCACTGGTTGGTTGGGAGAGAGCCCTGTTGGCATGGAGAATGTACCAATCTTCGCATGTGGAAGGCCTCCCACTGCCCATCAGTGCATCCCTCCTTGTTCCCCTTTAGGATTGAATGGTACTGTCCATGCTAGAAGGCTAGGGATTTACAGTAGTTGAATGTTTAATTGTTCTTGTTGTGAAACAGGAAGTGAGGAGATTGTGTACAGAGAGATCCGTGCAGAGACTTCTCCATTTTCAGACAGCATAGCACTACAATAAGATACGCTGTGTACTGTGTGTCCCATCTTTgttcccctgcctgcctgcctgcctccaagGGTTTCTGAAAACCCTTGCTTTTTTGTCTTTGGTGCATGACTATTTGGTTCATGGATCGTTTGGTTTCCCAGGGCAATGTGGCCATGtctcgtgtctgtgtgtgcgccaGTGTCCGTGCATGTGACTTGTTTGACCCCACTGGAGTAAACTGCACTACCCAGGGACAATTGTGTTGATTGTAAATGGGCATGCCTAACTTGATATTTTATGAGTTTCTTAGAAGAAATGCCAGATTTTGggctctttctgtttctgtttaaTATCCATTGTTATCCTCTTCCTATAATATTTTTGAGTGCACATTGTTCTCTTGTTGAGTGTCAGTAGTTTATTTGGTTTTGAATAGCTTTTGTATATCTGCCAAATGGCTTATCCACATTACGACCTCTTTCACAGCCACTAATAATATTTGACTTAGACCCTGGCCATGACCCCACTCTATGAaggtgtctcagggagagttgggatatgcaaaaaatgcttataatacacacttgtacatgtgtgaaataggacaaatataagcaccaaccaaataataataataaatttaCTCTTCTTATTCCGTCACATGACCCCCAACATTCTATAGAAGTAATATGTTTTTTGTCATGGACAATGCATCATTAACTGTTAATGTGTCAGACAAAAGGCTCATGTTCATCTGTAGTGCCTGGGCAGGTCATTTGACATGAAGGCACTAACAAACGCGCATAAAATGCTACAGGACATCAGAGAGTTTTTGCCGTTGTGTTTAATATAAATCTAATGAAGTTTCCTTTCCTCACAGCCAAATCCTCTCATCCTAAGAGAACTGGAGGCACATCCAAGAGCACGGCCcagtcctcatcctcctcatcgtCCACACCGCGTACCACAAAGACCTCCAAGGACAGGCCTGCCAAACCAACTGGGTCAGAGAAGACAAACAAGTGCGTCCTCCAACTAGTAACTGACCCTTCCAGCTTCTCTGGAGCTCCTAAGGCCTCCCCAGAGACAGTCAACCTTTCTGGGGAGAGACGGGTCCCGGGCACTGGGCATGGGAACCAGGGGTGCAAGGAGGAGCCCTCTTCTGGCCCAGAAGGCAGGCCTGCTGCTCAGGATGACTCTTCTCTGACTGGAATGGGTAAAGACAATGCCTCAGGAGCCAGTCCTCAGGACCCATTGGAGAAGGCCCCTCTGGTCAACAACGCCACTGAGGACACTTTCTTCACTGAGTCTCATAGCGAGAGCTCCATGGAGGAAGCCCTGGGGACTGGGGAAGATGGAGGTGTTGACCGTGGGCAACAGTCGGGAGACGCAGACCATGAGTTAGAGAAACGTCAGTGGTATGTATCGATACTGCAACACTGATCTATAGGCTTCTAGTGCAGAAAAACCCTATGGGAAGACCTGGGTCAAACACACTTTCAAGTATTTAAGATATGTTAGGTACACTTGATGTAGCTTGAATTCTGCACTTTTGGGACTGTTCCATTGAACCAGACCAATTAAATTaaataagtatttgaaaataATTGAGTTATATTTGACCCAGGTTGGAATTAAACATCTCCTCCAAACTGAAGAAAAGAAAATGTTGTCTTACATCATAATTGTTGTCATGAAACTTTAGAATGGAATCTGGTGGCATTGGAGGGAAAGCTCTTTACCGCAATCATGATTCCCAAAATAGTACAGTATGCTTTAGAAAACTCCATTGAATACCTGGTATAATTCTTGCTGCATGTGTAGTGTAAATCAATATGAAAAGTTTCAAGTGGATTACATGATGTGGTAATGTTGTTCGTCATTCTCAGTATTTTGCAGCTTGAGATGGTTAGTGTTGGGAGTCACACAGTACTGCAGAAAATGGCACAGCAGTGTGAAAAGCTATCCTGTGTGGAAACTATAATTATGATAGGTTTTGCTTTACTGGATTATTTCCCACTGGTATTGCACTTGGTCATGTGTTTAACAGTAAGGTCATCACAAAGGTCAAAGTCTATAAATGTACAATACTCAACCTTATAGCCATTACCACCTCACAGTATGCATTCTAAAAGCTGTTGTGCTTAGTTTTCAACCTTCACATTTTACTATGTGCTGTATTTTTAGATGGCTCCTCATTGCCGAAGTATTGTTCTGATGATGACCGGCACCACAGCTTGAGTTCAAAGCCCAGAAAATGCAGCATTAGCAGCCTAGTTTACCATTTACCGCTACCTGGATTCAGTATGGCAATAATTCATAATGGCTGCTGTGTAATAGGGAGTAACCTATTTAGCCCTCTATTTAAACATTTGGTGGTGTGGCAAATggttgtctctctcacacacacacacgtctgagtCAGCATAGATGTCATAAATGGCCTTCATAGCCCTGAGCTGAACTGGTTTAACTTGAATTGGGACAGTAAGTCACAGAGCTCTGTCTGTGTTATAGGCCTTAAACCATTTGGAAAGATGATAGTTCACCTGACTTGCATGATAACAGATTCATGAGGAAAGATTGTTGGGAAAGAAACGGCCCATTTTCACCAATGTTTTTGGTCTATATACCCTTCATTAGAGTTTGTATATCGACATTTTCCATTATGCAACAAGGAAAACAATGGACATGATAAATAAATCAGAAGACAAGATAAATCAATCGGGTAAGAATGGTTTATCAGGGTTTTGGTGATGTGACTCCAGGCCTACCAATGGGATTGGAGAGAAGAAGCTCCACAGTGTTAACCTGGAGAGCCCAGAGGTTACAGTCATCCCAGACAGCACTACGGAGTCTGACTACCAGTCCACAGTCAGCGACTCTGACTCAGATGGGCCCATCCTCTACCGAGACGAAGACGAGGATGAGGAAGACGAGTATACCACAAGTAAGGAATCCGTCACAGATATTGAAGCTTAAAGCTCATTGTAATTCTAGCCTTTTTAGTCAGTCAGCATGTGTTAAATGTCTTTCTGTCCAGCCTTTGCAACAAATTAGTCCGTAG
This genomic window from Oncorhynchus gorbuscha isolate QuinsamMale2020 ecotype Even-year linkage group LG07, OgorEven_v1.0, whole genome shotgun sequence contains:
- the phactr2 gene encoding LOW QUALITY PROTEIN: phosphatase and actin regulator 2 (The sequence of the model RefSeq protein was modified relative to this genomic sequence to represent the inferred CDS: deleted 1 base in 1 codon), which codes for MGQTSVSSLSQNASVDGLEKASLSNCDVVVGSTQTPPLKQKGKLSTIGKIFKPWKWRKKKTSDKFQDLSKVLERKISTRQSREELIRRGVLIPDQEEPVNSENLNGHATPSVGSDEVKVDMESPQTPLEEKTKGSENAEDKAVRNEIKATPKGNQARTREAKKHPTTAPPKSAGGATAGRRDGTAGVKKLPKSTGKQASALPPKQNPRNNYIGNAKSSHPKRTGGTSKSTAQSSSSSSSTPRTTKTSKDRPAKPTGSEKTNKCVLQLVTDPSSFSGAPKASPETVNLSGERRVPGTGHGNQGCKEEPSSGPEGRPAAQDDSSLTGMGKDNASGASPQDPLEKAPLVNNATEDTFFTESHSESSMEEALGTGEDGGVDRGQQSGDADHELEKRQWPTNGIGEKKLHSVNLESPEVTVIPDSTTESDYQSTVSDSDSDGPILYRDEDEDEEDEYTTSSLASKIRRRDSLAIKLGNRPSKRELEEKNILPRTSETERQELRQQIHSKLVRRLSQRPSTEELEQRNILKQTNEADKHEAIQEIKRRLSRKLSVRPTVAELVARRILRFNEYVECTDAKDYDRRADKPWTRLTPADKAAIRKELNEFKSKEMEVHEESKQFTRFHRP